The genome window GTCAGGGCCCGACGAGCCGTTGCAAGACCAGCGGGGACGTTGTCAGGAAAGATCGGACAGACTGCGGTTCCATGTAGGAGCGTTGGATTGGTTTAAGCAGTGATGAGAGACAAACGATTCGTGGAGGGGGAATGTGTAGATATAAAGTGGCTGGATATGAGAGTAAATTCTTCGACTGAACCGGTGATAACCGAGTCAGATAATTGCAGGATAGATTCCGAGTGATGATATTCAGCTGAACTGTACAGAGGTGATCGTGGGGTTGATGGCTGGGAGTTGAAGGCCTTGGGAGAGGTGTTGGTCTTGGCAAAGGCGGTCAGCCAGAACCCTGGAAACGAGATCCCCGAGAAAGCGAGAGGCACTGACGGTCGACCACCCGCAAGGAACGGGAAAACTTGTTTTTGTAAACAAGACAGGTTtgggtggtttttttttggtcgcACAACCGCTTCTTGGACTTTTTCTGATCTTTTTGTTTTACTTTTTGTGTTGCCGCGGAGAAGAACcagaagctcgaggacgacaGGTTATCCTGGTTTTACTTTTCAGATCCCCAGCCATACACAACCATATCTACTGCGTacacaaaccaccaacacacCCAACCTCCTACGACCGCGTTTTTTGCATGCAAGTTGAGGCTCCGCTTGCTCAGAAAGGTTTTGctgccgccggcgccgggCTGGGAAAGATCTTGGGAATCTCCCACGTGTTGTTgagagatgagatgagcaGAGAGTGAGGGCCGAGGTTGTTGGACTTGTGTTTTGTGTGTGGAAATAAGCGAAAGTGTGGAGGAGCGTCGCAAACGTTTCCTCATTTTCATTTCAATATCGCTTCCCTCTCACGAGACATTGTTTCGCCTTGTGGAATGCTTTGACAGCAAAAGGGCAAGCAAACAAGACGGCACCGACTGAGAATTATcaacacatacacacactATTGGGAGGAAAATTCCAGGGATTCTATTTTGACCAAGGGAAACAAAAAAGCCCAGGCCACCTttcatccaccccccccgAAGCCGCGAAACATTAACTCATCATGCTAAGCGACGACAACCCTGTTTCGTCCtccccacaacctcccagGTCTGGCCAGACTGTTCATCCTATCCTTCCTGCTCAACAAGCAGCAGCCGTGCCAGAAGCCCGCGCCTTACGAGGATCATCAGCTGGCAGTAGCCAGGATAATGGATACGGCTCTCCACGCCAGGAGCTTGAGCGGCGCGCGACGGTAAcaccaaatccaccaccaccaccaccaccagcatcgGCGCACCAGCAGTCCTCGCCCTTTAGCTTTATCGCGCCGAAGCCATCTCTTCCGCCCTTCTCGGAATATCACAGCGGGTATTCTGATGCCGACCTCGAAgaatcctcctccacctgtcCATCACCGTCACCCTTTGGGCCACCACATAATAAACATCTACACCGCCGGCAGCAGTCATTCCCCAACTTGTTCCCCCTGGCACTGCGGAACCAAAGCCGGACCCCTTCcccgacgaggaagaagacgcaCCATCAACGATTTCCGTCTGAACAAATGCCATACACAGGAGAAGGGAGGATACGCCAAAGGGCGGAAAGCCCACGATCAGGCCTGGCAGGGTGGTTAAgtggaacagcagcagggtCAGCGCTGGGGATGACCCCGAACAGCAGCATTGATGACCggaccaacaacaacaactccagcaccaccccgaCAACGGGTGGCAATGATAAAAATCAAATTTCTGAAGCCCCTGACATGATGACACCCACCcgtcccccccctcaacgatcatctctcccaccacctcccaccccaaaaacagccaccaccactcccgcaggaggaggaggagggactATGACATCGCGGTTCATGTCGGCCTTTACATCCCGCTTCACAGCCCCAACCACACCGACAACCTCGACAATGGAAGCCGCTGACGAGCTGTTGACGCTCAACATTGAAACCGCCTTgtttcccccttcctccaccccagGAAACGAAACAttctcccccgccgcctttAAAAACTTTCAAGCCAACGCTGTCGGGTTGCTGACTAAATACCAAACCGCCTACAAATCCCAGTCAGGCACAATCCACAACCTACGTCAGGAACACTCCGCCCAGAAAGACGAGCTGGAAGAGGCGGAAACAAGGGCGAAGCACCTGAAATTTCAACTGGAAAACATGGCCAAGGAGCTGgcggagcagcagcacaagGTTCGGGCATTAACTGAAGAACTCCAGCACGAAAGGGAGAGGAGTAAAGCCCCCTCTGTGGTGTTATCTGAAGATCTCGGTGTTGACAAAATCCGGCATCATAAGCGCCGCAGCGGGGAGAGCTGGTCAgcggatgatgacgaggaggtggagagcgCGGAGAGTGAAAGTGTGTTTAGCAGTAGGTGTAGGAGCCCGGTGCCGGAGACGCCTGTACAGGGGGGGTTTCCCGGGGGGAATAGTAAGTTGGGCACGCCAATAACTAGCAGCACGACGCCGAGACAGCAGACGCAGCAGCCGAAGCCGGTGACGATGAATGCCTTTCAAAAGATTtttaggggggtggtggcggccggggaggaaggggggtgtAGGAACTGCAAAGGGCAGGATGCGAGTGTGGCTTGGGATACGGTTGGCTTGCTGAGGGATGAGAATAGACAGCTCAAGACACGggtgggggagctggagggg of Podospora pseudopauciseta strain CBS 411.78 chromosome 7 map unlocalized CBS411.78m_7, whole genome shotgun sequence contains these proteins:
- a CDS encoding uncharacterized protein (EggNog:ENOG503P4RN), whose amino-acid sequence is MLSDDNPVSSSPQPPRSGQTVHPILPAQQAAAVPEARALRGSSAGSSQDNGYGSPRQELERRATVTPNPPPPPPPASAHQQSSPFSFIAPKPSLPPFSEYHSGYSDADLEESSSTCPSPSPFGPPHNKHLHRRQQSFPNLFPLALRNQSRTPSPTRKKTHHQRFPSEQMPYTGEGRIRQRAESPRSGLAGWLSGTAAGSALGMTPNSSIDDRTNNNNSSTTPTTGGNDKNQISEAPDMMTPTRPPPQRSSLPPPPTPKTATTTPAGGGGGTMTSRFMSAFTSRFTAPTTPTTSTMEAADELLTLNIETALFPPSSTPGNETFSPAAFKNFQANAVGLLTKYQTAYKSQSGTIHNLRQEHSAQKDELEEAETRAKHLKFQLENMAKELAEQQHKVRALTEELQHERERSKAPSVVLSEDLGVDKIRHHKRRSGESWSADDDEEVESAESESVFSSRCRSPVPETPVQGGFPGGNSKLGTPITSSTTPRQQTQQPKPVTMNAFQKIFRGVVAAGEEGGCRNCKGQDASVAWDTVGLLRDENRQLKTRVGELEGAVEGALDLVNGIGM